A single window of Halobacillus naozhouensis DNA harbors:
- the glcT gene encoding glucose PTS transporter transcription antiterminator GlcT — translation MDEGLMIDKVLNNNVVIAKHPSYEEVVLIGKGIGFGRKKGDAASFNKADKTFLLRNEKEKEQYVNLLPYIEEDFIDFMNDILYHIENRMGQELNEHIHVALTDHLAFAINRSQKNMQFRNPFLPEIESLYPKEYQVAMEVVTMIFDKTNIQFPEGEVGFIALHIHSAVTDKTLREINRHNHLITTLVQLVEETMEVNIDRHSVDYHRLVQHLHRAIDRVYQEENTGDEIRLANMLKQEYPVCYNLAWKLIKVMQKQLNKPVDESEAIYLTIHLQRLTYKS, via the coding sequence ATGGATGAAGGTTTAATGATTGATAAAGTATTGAATAATAATGTGGTGATTGCGAAGCATCCCTCTTATGAGGAGGTTGTTCTCATTGGGAAGGGGATAGGCTTTGGCAGGAAAAAAGGGGATGCTGCTTCGTTTAATAAAGCCGATAAAACGTTTTTGCTGCGCAATGAGAAGGAGAAGGAACAGTATGTGAATCTCCTCCCTTATATTGAAGAAGACTTTATCGATTTTATGAACGATATTCTCTATCATATTGAAAATAGAATGGGACAGGAGTTAAATGAGCATATCCATGTGGCTTTAACGGACCACTTAGCTTTTGCGATCAATCGGTCACAAAAAAATATGCAATTTAGGAATCCTTTTTTACCTGAAATTGAGTCGCTCTACCCGAAGGAGTATCAGGTGGCCATGGAAGTTGTTACGATGATTTTTGACAAGACAAACATTCAATTCCCTGAAGGTGAAGTAGGATTCATCGCCTTACATATTCACAGTGCGGTAACGGATAAAACGCTTCGTGAGATCAATCGTCACAATCACTTGATTACAACACTAGTTCAGCTTGTGGAAGAAACAATGGAAGTGAACATTGATCGTCATAGTGTTGATTACCATCGTCTCGTCCAACATTTACACAGGGCAATAGACAGAGTCTATCAAGAGGAAAATACAGGAGATGAAATTCGGCTCGCTAATATGTTGAAACAAGAGTATCCTGTATGCTATAATCTTGCATGGAAGTTGATTAAAGTGATGCAAAAACAGCTAAATAAGCCAGTGGATGAATCAGAAGCTATTTATTTGACGATTCATCTGCAACGGTTAACCTATAAATCTTAA
- the ptsG gene encoding glucose-specific PTS transporter subunit IIBC, whose translation MLPVALLPAAGILLAFGTSFAQDDFVEKVPFFGTPWVQTLLKVMAEAGGIVFDNLPLLFAVGVAIGLAKGDGVAGLAAIIGYLIMNVVMGVLGEVTPEMAASEPAYAEVLGIPTLQTGVFGGIIVGILAASMYNRYFNIELPQFLGFFAGKRFVPIITAFTSLFLGIIMLFVWPYAQTGLNALSHLMLETNQTVSVFFFGMIERALIPFGLHHIFYSPFWFEFGTYTTAAGEIVRGDQAIFFAQLQDGVEFTAGTFMVGKFPFMMFGLPAAALAIYHTAKPERKKVVGGIMASAALTSFLTGITEPIEFSFLFVAPLLFGIHCIFAGFSFMIMEILGVKIGQTFSGGLIDFILFGVLPNRTEWWWVIIVGLCFSVIYYFGFRWAILKFNLATPGREDEAEDAEDDGEVGDLPFEILEAMGGQENIDHLDACITRLRVSVNDKGNVNKNRLKKLGASGVMEVGNNIQAIFGPVSDTLRGQMQDIIDGKTPRSREDVAEIVNEAKSAEAPVTAGKLEFISPIQGRVLPITEVPDQVFSGKMMGDGFAIEPKDGKIVSPINGKVLNVFPTKHAIGLQADNGMEILIHIGIDTVKLKGEGFTALIEEGDTVKQGQALMEVDLDYVKEHAPSIVTPIVFTNLNEGQSVELKATGEVKRNEPDIIQLSK comes from the coding sequence ATGCTCCCTGTAGCATTGCTGCCAGCTGCTGGTATTTTGCTGGCTTTCGGAACAAGTTTTGCTCAAGATGACTTTGTTGAAAAAGTTCCATTCTTTGGCACACCATGGGTTCAGACTCTACTTAAAGTAATGGCGGAGGCCGGCGGAATCGTCTTTGACAACTTGCCGTTATTGTTTGCTGTAGGTGTAGCGATTGGCTTGGCGAAAGGAGACGGTGTTGCCGGATTAGCTGCCATCATCGGTTACCTGATTATGAACGTCGTGATGGGGGTTCTAGGTGAAGTAACCCCGGAAATGGCAGCCTCAGAACCTGCTTATGCTGAGGTTCTTGGTATTCCAACCTTGCAAACAGGTGTCTTCGGCGGGATAATCGTCGGTATATTAGCGGCCTCGATGTATAATAGGTATTTCAATATTGAGCTACCGCAATTCTTAGGATTTTTTGCTGGTAAACGATTTGTACCTATTATCACAGCTTTTACGTCTTTATTCTTAGGGATCATTATGCTGTTCGTTTGGCCCTATGCGCAAACTGGTTTGAACGCATTGTCCCACTTAATGCTTGAAACCAACCAGACTGTGTCTGTCTTTTTCTTCGGTATGATTGAACGTGCGTTAATTCCATTTGGATTACATCACATATTCTATTCACCTTTCTGGTTTGAATTTGGTACGTACACAACTGCTGCCGGAGAAATTGTCCGTGGTGACCAGGCGATTTTCTTTGCTCAGCTGCAAGACGGTGTTGAATTTACAGCAGGTACCTTCATGGTCGGTAAATTCCCATTCATGATGTTCGGACTTCCAGCAGCGGCACTTGCAATCTACCACACTGCTAAGCCGGAACGTAAAAAAGTGGTTGGCGGGATTATGGCTTCGGCTGCCTTGACATCCTTCTTAACGGGGATTACCGAGCCAATCGAATTCTCATTCTTATTCGTAGCCCCGTTACTATTCGGTATTCATTGTATTTTTGCTGGTTTTTCCTTTATGATAATGGAGATTCTCGGTGTGAAAATTGGACAAACCTTCTCAGGCGGTTTGATTGATTTCATTCTCTTTGGAGTACTCCCTAACCGTACGGAATGGTGGTGGGTAATCATTGTAGGTCTTTGTTTCTCAGTGATCTATTACTTTGGTTTCCGTTGGGCCATTCTGAAGTTTAACCTAGCTACACCAGGACGTGAAGATGAAGCGGAAGATGCTGAAGATGATGGAGAAGTTGGCGATCTTCCATTTGAGATCCTCGAAGCTATGGGTGGTCAGGAAAATATCGATCACTTAGATGCATGTATTACACGACTCCGTGTTTCTGTGAATGATAAAGGTAACGTCAATAAAAACCGTTTGAAAAAACTTGGCGCTTCAGGTGTTATGGAAGTTGGAAATAATATTCAAGCGATTTTTGGTCCTGTTTCTGATACACTAAGAGGGCAAATGCAAGATATTATTGATGGCAAAACGCCTCGATCCAGGGAAGATGTTGCTGAAATTGTCAATGAAGCTAAAAGTGCAGAAGCACCTGTAACAGCAGGTAAATTAGAATTTATCAGCCCTATCCAAGGACGTGTACTCCCTATTACAGAAGTACCTGATCAAGTATTCTCTGGTAAAATGATGGGTGATGGTTTTGCAATTGAACCGAAAGATGGTAAGATAGTTTCGCCTATCAATGGTAAAGTGCTTAATGTTTTCCCAACGAAGCATGCGATCGGACTTCAAGCAGACAATGGAATGGAAATTTTGATTCACATTGGAATTGATACCGTCAAACTTAAAGGAGAAGGCTTTACGGCGCTCATAGAAGAAGGAGACACGGTTAAACAAGGCCAGGCCTTAATGGAGGTAGACCTTGATTATGTGAAGGAACATGCTCCTTCCATTGTGACACCAATCGTCTTCACTAATTTAAATGAGGGTCAGTCTGTGGAGCTGAAAGCAACGGGTGAAGTTAAGCGGAACGAGCCTGATATTATTCAATTAAGTAAATAA
- a CDS encoding phosphocarrier protein HPr, whose translation MAEETITITSGDGLHARPATALVQIAGQYQSDVNIEYKGKSVNMKSIMGVMSLGIPNGAEVKFTAEGSDEAEAIEAIVAKVKEEKLGE comes from the coding sequence ATGGCAGAAGAAACAATAACGATTACTTCAGGTGACGGCCTGCATGCACGTCCAGCAACAGCTTTAGTGCAAATTGCAGGTCAATATCAATCTGATGTGAACATTGAGTACAAAGGGAAGTCCGTAAATATGAAGTCCATCATGGGAGTTATGTCCCTTGGGATTCCAAACGGAGCTGAAGTGAAGTTTACGGCTGAAGGTTCAGATGAAGCGGAAGCTATTGAAGCGATTGTGGCTAAAGTGAAAGAAGAAAAACTTGGCGAATAA
- a CDS encoding SDR family NAD(P)-dependent oxidoreductase → MKNVLITGAGTGLGRALAHQYAHNGYHVYLSGRTERKLLIVKNEISKAGGSAEVLICDVTEPASVSEAIKQLSHLDVLINNAGLGIFKNVESYDEEDITKMFNTNVKGTILMTKEATELLRVSNGRVLNIISTAGLRGKTNESVYCASKFAVRGFTECLHQEWQHEEMAATAVYMGGMNTPFWHESTHVSNPEILKGPEGVAEQIFQEDDGREEIIIDK, encoded by the coding sequence ATGAAAAACGTATTAATTACTGGAGCCGGGACAGGTCTTGGCCGAGCACTGGCCCATCAGTACGCTCATAATGGCTATCACGTTTATTTATCAGGCAGAACAGAACGCAAACTGCTTATTGTAAAAAACGAAATCTCTAAGGCAGGGGGCAGTGCCGAAGTATTAATTTGCGATGTCACGGAGCCCGCCTCTGTAAGTGAAGCGATTAAGCAGCTTAGTCACCTTGATGTCCTTATTAACAATGCTGGTCTGGGGATATTTAAAAATGTAGAATCCTATGACGAAGAAGATATTACCAAAATGTTTAATACCAATGTCAAAGGTACAATTCTCATGACAAAGGAAGCTACTGAATTACTAAGGGTTTCCAATGGACGAGTACTAAACATTATTTCTACAGCCGGTTTGCGAGGAAAGACGAACGAAAGTGTCTATTGTGCATCAAAATTTGCAGTTCGCGGCTTCACGGAATGCCTCCATCAAGAATGGCAGCACGAAGAAATGGCTGCTACAGCTGTATATATGGGCGGCATGAATACACCTTTCTGGCATGAGAGCACACATGTTTCAAATCCTGAAATATTAAAAGGCCCTGAAGGCGTAGCCGAGCAGATTTTCCAAGAAGATGACGGTCGCGAGGAAATCATTATTGATAAATAA
- a CDS encoding YfhH family protein codes for MNVERRYSDLSYEELRSEIAELKEKALKAEQLGMVNEYAVHERKIIMAKSYMIDPNQFKANEVYQIDGDPAHTFFIEYMNGVFAWGYRKNQQGERAGKEEVALPISMLGEKITR; via the coding sequence ATGAATGTGGAGAGAAGATATAGTGATCTTAGCTATGAAGAATTAAGATCAGAAATTGCCGAACTAAAAGAGAAAGCACTCAAAGCCGAGCAATTGGGGATGGTGAACGAGTATGCCGTTCACGAACGAAAAATCATTATGGCGAAATCGTATATGATAGACCCGAATCAATTCAAGGCAAACGAAGTCTATCAAATAGATGGGGACCCGGCCCATACGTTTTTCATTGAGTACATGAATGGAGTATTCGCCTGGGGTTACCGTAAGAACCAACAGGGAGAGCGTGCTGGAAAGGAAGAAGTGGCACTCCCGATTTCCATGCTGGGTGAAAAAATAACTAGGTAA
- a CDS encoding YpzG family protein, with product MSHNKGKKHFPHRGTKHLRDRVNGETAQTQSERITEVQMRKRM from the coding sequence ATGTCTCATAACAAAGGCAAAAAGCATTTTCCCCACCGTGGAACAAAACACTTAAGAGACAGGGTAAATGGTGAAACAGCACAAACGCAATCTGAACGTATTACAGAAGTTCAAATGCGAAAAAGAATGTAA
- the sspK gene encoding small acid-soluble spore protein K — MRNKAKGFPNKKMTSAPEDQSEFLALRPDGSINSNPQERALKSREREVNQGGKY, encoded by the coding sequence TTGCGTAATAAAGCAAAAGGATTTCCAAATAAGAAAATGACCAGTGCTCCTGAAGATCAAAGTGAATTTTTAGCTTTACGTCCTGACGGCAGCATAAACTCTAACCCCCAAGAGCGCGCGCTGAAATCGCGGGAACGTGAAGTCAACCAGGGAGGGAAATATTAG
- a CDS encoding YfhJ family protein, with product MEDNFQRLAEYLYEKNGHLTIDEARTWVELLWEDFETTQAKAGRQYKGKQMTEQIVVRWIENYGPKLHEFIATNPKYKELLRKKGHLH from the coding sequence ATGGAAGATAATTTTCAACGACTTGCTGAATATTTGTACGAAAAAAATGGTCATTTAACAATTGATGAAGCAAGAACATGGGTGGAATTGCTTTGGGAAGACTTTGAAACCACTCAGGCCAAGGCTGGGCGGCAATATAAAGGGAAGCAAATGACTGAACAGATCGTGGTAAGGTGGATTGAGAATTATGGTCCAAAACTCCATGAGTTTATTGCTACAAACCCTAAATATAAAGAACTGTTAAGGAAAAAAGGGCATCTTCATTAA